One stretch of Natronobacterium gregoryi SP2 DNA includes these proteins:
- a CDS encoding GMP synthase subunit A, with the protein MTRIVVVDNHGQFTHLEQRALRDLGVDTELIDNDTPPEDVDADGVVLSGGPDMDRTGKSADYLTADVPVLGICLGMQLIAAELGGRVGGGEYGGYADVTVDVVDEDDPLTGSLHPETRVWASHADEVKELPDGFELTAKSDVCDVEAMSDTDRDLYGVQWHPEVAHTEEGEELFENFLEICESA; encoded by the coding sequence ATGACGAGAATCGTCGTGGTGGACAACCACGGGCAGTTCACGCACTTAGAGCAACGGGCGCTTCGTGACCTCGGCGTCGACACCGAGTTGATCGACAACGACACGCCACCCGAGGATGTCGACGCCGACGGCGTTGTCCTCTCCGGCGGCCCGGATATGGACCGGACCGGGAAGTCGGCTGACTATCTCACCGCCGACGTGCCCGTCCTCGGTATTTGTCTCGGGATGCAACTGATCGCGGCGGAACTGGGCGGCCGCGTTGGCGGCGGCGAGTACGGCGGCTACGCCGACGTCACCGTCGACGTCGTCGACGAGGACGATCCCCTCACTGGCTCTTTGCACCCCGAAACTCGAGTCTGGGCGAGCCACGCCGACGAGGTCAAAGAACTCCCCGACGGATTCGAATTGACCGCGAAAAGCGACGTCTGTGACGTCGAGGCGATGAGCGACACCGACCGCGACCTCTACGGCGTCCAGTGGCACCCCGAAGTCGCTCACACCGAGGAGGGCGAGGAACTCTTCGAGAACTTCCTCGAGATCTGTGAGTCGGCCTGA
- a CDS encoding DUF5793 family protein, with translation MRREHFTLDVSNVDWVDEDGEPEKPVVSIDFTGPVAALRERLTGPDDDVLEAGETDVALRLQEPLGTDAAGVVSVTNRVTGEFILELNEDASDVVRFIRAARGYGEAATDDEGRYEVEISLESEPFVAYDKQTFLVYDDKGSLLRQHSLIPSGVEL, from the coding sequence ATGAGGCGCGAGCACTTCACGCTAGATGTCAGCAACGTCGACTGGGTCGACGAAGACGGTGAGCCGGAAAAGCCCGTCGTATCGATCGATTTCACTGGCCCAGTCGCGGCACTCCGCGAGCGCCTTACTGGTCCCGACGACGACGTACTCGAGGCTGGTGAGACTGACGTTGCGCTCCGGCTCCAAGAGCCGCTCGGGACCGATGCCGCCGGCGTGGTGAGCGTGACCAACCGCGTCACTGGCGAGTTCATTCTCGAACTCAACGAGGACGCCAGTGACGTCGTGCGGTTCATCCGTGCAGCCCGCGGCTACGGTGAAGCGGCGACCGACGACGAAGGCCGCTACGAGGTCGAGATTTCACTCGAGAGTGAGCCGTTCGTCGCCTACGACAAGCAGACGTTTCTGGTCTACGACGACAAGGGGAGCTTGCTCCGCCAGCATAGCCTGATCCCGAGCGGCGTCGAACTGTAG
- a CDS encoding aminopeptidase, giving the protein MDERIRRHAEILVDYCTDVGSDDDVLVRAPTVAEDLVVALYEELGARGACPRTEWLNWRARRAYDRAIDPDDYRTADHKLAAMAETDVVILIRAARNAAEGSDVDGETKAAASRARHPVLEERLDTRWVMTQHPVPAGAQRAEMSTAGWADYVYDAIDRDWEVQRERQRQLVEILESAEEVRIRSGETTDLRLSISGMGTLNDAGEENMPGGEVATSPVPDSVDGEIAFDVPLFRNSHEIRDVRLEFEDGVVIDYEASRNEAALESMLETDAGARRVGELGFGMNRGIERATNNVLFDEKMGDTLHVALGNAMDECVPEGRPFNESAIHADLIVDASEESVVEIDGEVIQRNGVFRFEEGFDAAETT; this is encoded by the coding sequence ATGGACGAACGGATCAGACGACACGCCGAGATTCTCGTCGACTACTGTACAGACGTTGGCTCGGACGACGACGTGCTCGTTCGCGCACCCACTGTCGCCGAGGACCTCGTCGTCGCTCTCTACGAGGAACTCGGGGCTCGAGGCGCGTGCCCGCGAACGGAGTGGCTCAACTGGCGGGCCAGACGGGCCTACGACCGGGCGATCGACCCCGACGACTACCGGACGGCCGACCACAAACTCGCGGCGATGGCCGAAACGGATGTCGTCATCCTGATCAGGGCGGCCCGGAACGCGGCCGAGGGATCGGACGTGGACGGCGAGACGAAAGCCGCAGCCAGCCGTGCTCGCCACCCCGTCCTCGAGGAGCGACTCGATACCCGGTGGGTCATGACGCAACACCCCGTGCCAGCCGGCGCACAGCGAGCGGAGATGAGCACTGCCGGCTGGGCCGACTACGTCTACGACGCCATCGACAGGGACTGGGAGGTCCAGCGGGAGCGCCAGCGCCAGCTAGTCGAGATTCTCGAGTCGGCCGAGGAAGTCCGCATCCGCTCCGGAGAGACGACCGATCTTCGGCTCTCGATTTCGGGAATGGGAACGCTCAACGACGCAGGCGAAGAGAACATGCCGGGTGGAGAGGTCGCGACGTCGCCCGTTCCCGACAGCGTCGACGGCGAGATCGCGTTCGATGTCCCCCTGTTCCGGAACAGCCACGAGATTCGAGACGTTCGCCTCGAGTTCGAGGACGGCGTCGTGATCGACTACGAGGCGAGCCGGAACGAAGCAGCACTGGAATCGATGCTGGAAACCGACGCGGGTGCGCGTCGCGTCGGCGAACTCGGATTCGGGATGAACCGCGGCATCGAGCGAGCGACGAACAACGTCCTCTTCGACGAGAAGATGGGCGATACGCTACACGTCGCGCTCGGAAACGCGATGGACGAGTGTGTCCCCGAAGGTCGTCCGTTCAACGAGAGCGCGATCCACGCGGACCTTATCGTCGACGCCAGCGAGGAGTCGGTCGTCGAAATCGACGGCGAGGTAATCCAGCGAAACGGCGTCTTCCGGTTCGAAGAGGGGTTCGACGCGGCCGAGACGACGTAG
- a CDS encoding class I SAM-dependent methyltransferase produces the protein MGDDQADATRRAGTKSCGQPTRATVRDTYDRIATHFAATREYAWPEVETFVDETAGETHTVGLDLGCGNCRHAELLYGADLETVVGVDVSRGLLETGRERGRERSFAVELCQADATTLPLTEDSIDLAVYVATLHHLPSETARRASLDELARVLDPDGRALVSAWSTAHDRFDATESFDTTIEWTLPGSETVDRFYHIYAPEDFERDLEASDLALLEWELSSGNCYATVVSPE, from the coding sequence ATGGGTGACGACCAGGCCGATGCGACGCGTCGAGCGGGGACGAAAAGTTGCGGACAGCCCACTCGGGCAACCGTCCGGGACACCTACGACCGCATCGCCACACACTTCGCTGCGACGCGAGAGTACGCCTGGCCCGAAGTCGAGACGTTCGTCGACGAAACCGCTGGCGAGACCCACACGGTCGGTCTCGACCTCGGCTGTGGCAACTGCAGACACGCCGAACTGCTCTACGGTGCCGACCTCGAGACGGTCGTCGGCGTCGACGTCAGCCGCGGCCTGCTCGAAACGGGCCGTGAACGCGGCCGCGAGCGATCGTTCGCGGTCGAACTCTGTCAGGCCGATGCGACGACACTCCCGCTGACTGAAGACAGCATCGACCTCGCGGTCTACGTCGCGACGCTGCACCACCTCCCCTCGGAAACCGCACGGCGGGCCAGCCTCGACGAACTCGCACGGGTCCTCGACCCCGATGGCCGGGCACTCGTCAGCGCGTGGTCGACCGCTCACGATCGATTCGATGCGACCGAGAGCTTCGACACCACAATCGAGTGGACTCTCCCCGGCAGCGAAACTGTCGATCGCTTCTATCACATCTACGCGCCCGAGGACTTCGAACGCGACCTCGAGGCGAGCGATCTGGCGTTGCTCGAGTGGGAACTCTCGAGCGGGAACTGCTACGCCACGGTTGTGAGCCCGGAGTGA
- a CDS encoding ABC transporter ATP-binding protein: MAEGQLRAPTEEPTGSSRTTEEVVLELDEIGKQYGSEEVISDLSLSVHDGEILTLLGPSGCGKTTTLRLIAGLERPDVGQVRLDAESVAGDCRFVPPEERGVGVVFQEFALFPHLTARENVAFGLQEWADEERDARVTELLELVGLEDHGDDYPEELSGGQQQRVALARSLAPEPEMLLLDEPFSNLDVDLRVEMREEVRRIIKETGVTAISVTHDQEEALSISDRVAVMNEGDIEQIDTPERVFQHPKSRFVAGFLGHASFVSGTVHGDHVETALGRVLRDDVHGLAQQYDRTAIDLLVRPDDVTAFSADDSESNGRVIYRRYLGPTVLYRVELDSGETIECMHNHSDRIELDKRVAVRVTADHELAWFPAGQRYRDVTVADD, from the coding sequence ATGGCAGAGGGACAACTACGTGCGCCGACCGAGGAACCGACGGGGTCATCGCGGACGACCGAGGAGGTCGTCTTGGAACTCGACGAAATCGGGAAACAGTACGGCTCCGAAGAGGTGATCTCGGACCTGTCGTTGTCGGTCCACGACGGTGAGATCCTGACGCTTCTGGGTCCGTCGGGCTGTGGTAAGACGACGACGCTTCGGCTTATCGCCGGCCTCGAGCGGCCCGACGTCGGTCAGGTCCGACTCGACGCCGAGTCAGTCGCGGGCGACTGTCGCTTCGTTCCGCCCGAAGAACGCGGCGTCGGAGTCGTTTTTCAGGAGTTCGCACTCTTTCCCCATCTCACCGCGCGCGAGAACGTCGCTTTCGGCCTGCAGGAGTGGGCCGACGAGGAACGTGACGCTCGCGTCACTGAGTTGCTCGAACTCGTTGGGCTCGAGGATCATGGCGACGATTACCCGGAGGAGCTTTCGGGCGGACAGCAACAACGGGTCGCGCTCGCTCGGTCGCTGGCACCGGAACCCGAGATGCTGTTGCTCGACGAACCGTTCTCGAATCTGGACGTCGACCTCCGGGTGGAGATGCGTGAGGAAGTCCGACGGATCATCAAGGAGACGGGAGTTACCGCCATCTCCGTGACACACGACCAAGAAGAAGCACTCTCCATCTCCGACCGGGTCGCCGTGATGAACGAGGGAGACATCGAACAGATCGACACGCCCGAACGGGTCTTTCAACACCCCAAATCGCGGTTCGTCGCTGGGTTTCTGGGCCACGCTAGTTTCGTCTCGGGGACGGTCCACGGCGACCACGTCGAGACCGCGCTCGGGCGCGTCCTCCGGGACGACGTTCACGGACTCGCCCAGCAGTACGACAGGACGGCTATCGACCTGCTCGTCCGGCCGGACGACGTGACGGCCTTCTCGGCGGACGACTCGGAGTCGAACGGTCGTGTCATCTACCGGCGCTACCTCGGTCCGACGGTCCTCTATCGGGTCGAACTCGACTCCGGTGAAACCATCGAGTGTATGCACAACCACTCCGACCGAATCGAACTCGACAAACGCGTCGCCGTCCGAGTTACTGCCGACCACGAACTGGCCTGGTTCCCCGCGGGCCAGCGCTATCGCGACGTCACCGTTGCAGACGATTGA
- a CDS encoding GNAT family N-acetyltransferase, with protein sequence MTSKRDHGTDSDSGIEIRRAVPDDYDGVAAFTGDIWPDRGGDYIPEIYHDWLEGEDERDEKKTFLAVDDGTPVGIVQAVLLTDDEAWFQGLRVAVDYRGRGLSRELTEACFEWASDRGATVGRAMIHSWNTPSLGSARSNGYEPVTEFRFAQPTPDSRDASGLDTGTRVTNDPAAAWRYWTHSEARGHLDGIGLAPEETWALRELAREDFDRFADETAVFAVEREGGVAAAAYRTRSYDREKDGETRTWAEYGVSAWEDVDAARTLFAAIARDAADIGADETRVVIPETVRHVTDAAYAGVDLTEEGDFVLGVDLTASSWQ encoded by the coding sequence ATGACGTCGAAGAGAGATCACGGGACGGACAGCGACAGCGGCATCGAAATCAGACGAGCGGTCCCTGACGACTACGATGGCGTCGCCGCGTTCACCGGGGACATCTGGCCCGATCGTGGTGGGGACTACATCCCCGAAATTTACCACGACTGGCTCGAGGGCGAAGACGAACGCGACGAGAAGAAGACGTTTCTCGCCGTCGACGACGGAACGCCGGTCGGGATCGTCCAGGCAGTGTTGCTCACCGACGATGAGGCCTGGTTCCAGGGGCTTCGCGTCGCGGTCGACTACCGCGGGCGGGGGCTTAGCCGCGAGTTGACCGAGGCCTGTTTCGAGTGGGCCAGCGACCGCGGCGCGACAGTCGGTCGTGCGATGATCCACTCCTGGAATACGCCTTCACTCGGATCGGCACGTTCGAACGGTTACGAACCGGTCACGGAGTTTCGGTTCGCACAGCCGACGCCAGACTCCCGGGATGCTTCCGGACTGGACACCGGGACGCGGGTCACGAACGATCCCGCCGCTGCGTGGCGCTACTGGACCCACAGCGAGGCACGCGGCCACCTCGACGGGATCGGGCTCGCTCCCGAGGAGACATGGGCGCTCAGGGAACTGGCCCGCGAGGACTTCGACCGGTTCGCAGACGAGACGGCCGTCTTCGCAGTCGAACGAGAGGGCGGGGTCGCGGCCGCGGCCTACCGGACGCGAAGCTACGACCGCGAGAAAGACGGCGAGACGCGGACGTGGGCCGAGTACGGCGTCAGTGCGTGGGAAGACGTCGACGCGGCACGGACGCTGTTCGCTGCGATCGCACGCGACGCCGCCGATATCGGGGCCGACGAAACTCGGGTGGTGATCCCCGAGACGGTTCGACACGTCACCGACGCCGCCTACGCTGGCGTCGACCTCACCGAGGAAGGTGACTTTGTACTCGGAGTCGATCTGACGGCGAGTTCCTGGCAGTAG
- a CDS encoding class II aldolase/adducin family protein: MTEAELLVSECRAVVDHAIELADLTPGRTGNLSVRGEPGGDGGSDSGPGNAFAITPTGVPYDAFDPGDVPVVDIGTEGGQLAGEMTPSSEVPMHTAIYRREDVGAIVHTHSPWATALAVANEPLPPIHYMIVAVGKSVPVAEYAPYGTDDLAANIVAAMDEADSTAALIENHGLVVTAPDLPTALENTHHVESLARLYLETKSAGLEPQTLSDEQLETVLEQFESYGQ; this comes from the coding sequence ATGACCGAGGCGGAACTTCTGGTGAGTGAGTGTCGGGCCGTCGTCGATCACGCGATCGAACTTGCCGATCTTACCCCGGGTCGGACGGGGAATCTGAGCGTTCGTGGCGAGCCCGGAGGTGATGGCGGTAGCGACAGTGGCCCGGGAAACGCCTTCGCGATCACTCCGACTGGCGTCCCCTACGACGCGTTCGATCCTGGAGACGTGCCGGTTGTCGACATCGGTACCGAAGGTGGGCAACTCGCCGGCGAAATGACACCGAGCAGCGAAGTGCCGATGCATACGGCGATCTATCGGCGCGAAGACGTCGGTGCGATCGTCCATACCCATTCGCCGTGGGCGACCGCGCTCGCCGTCGCAAACGAACCGCTGCCGCCGATCCACTACATGATCGTCGCCGTCGGCAAAAGCGTCCCCGTCGCAGAGTACGCACCCTACGGCACCGACGACCTCGCGGCGAACATCGTCGCCGCGATGGACGAGGCCGACTCGACCGCCGCGCTCATCGAGAACCACGGCCTCGTCGTCACCGCGCCCGACCTCCCAACCGCGCTCGAGAACACCCATCACGTCGAAAGCCTCGCGCGGCTTTACCTCGAGACGAAATCCGCGGGGCTGGAGCCCCAGACGCTGTCGGACGAGCAACTCGAGACGGTACTCGAGCAGTTCGAGTCCTACGGGCAGTGA
- the gatD gene encoding Glu-tRNA(Gln) amidotransferase subunit GatD, with protein sequence MKPGDRVRVDRDDRTFEGVLLPSSDDDQLVVKLEGGYNVGVDRGGAEVAVLAEDVYEIDGTDSTGDGGESEIEFDEELPTISLISTGGTIASTVDYRTGAVTAQFDAEDVLRAVPDLAGRANYRGRVVANILSENMEPPIWQDLARAVHEEIENGADGVVVMHGTDTMQYSASALAFMLETPVPIVFTGSQRSADRPSSDNVMNAVCAVEAAKSDCAEVLVCMHASESDDVCALHRGTRVRKNHTSRRDAFETVGAEPLGDVDYESETVQFHRKYQHRDERDLSLADGLSEDVELLKFTPGMDPAFLDVAEGSAGLILEGTGLGHVHTDFIPRIEELVEGGTTVVMTSQCLEGRICDRVYDTGRDLLEAGVIEAGDTVPGTAKVKLMWALENAESVAETMETSLAGELQERSVPWE encoded by the coding sequence ATGAAACCAGGCGATCGCGTTCGCGTCGATCGGGACGATCGCACGTTCGAAGGCGTGTTGCTCCCCTCGAGCGACGACGACCAACTCGTCGTCAAACTCGAGGGCGGATACAACGTCGGTGTCGACCGGGGGGGTGCCGAGGTGGCCGTCCTCGCGGAAGATGTCTACGAGATCGACGGCACCGACAGCACGGGCGACGGCGGCGAGTCGGAAATCGAGTTCGACGAGGAACTGCCGACGATCTCGCTGATCTCGACCGGCGGTACGATCGCCTCGACCGTCGACTATCGGACCGGCGCGGTGACGGCACAGTTCGACGCCGAGGACGTCCTGCGAGCGGTGCCCGACCTCGCGGGCCGTGCGAACTACCGCGGCCGGGTCGTTGCGAATATCCTCTCGGAGAACATGGAACCGCCGATCTGGCAGGACCTCGCCCGGGCGGTCCACGAGGAGATCGAGAACGGCGCGGACGGCGTCGTCGTCATGCACGGTACCGACACGATGCAGTACTCCGCCTCTGCACTCGCGTTCATGCTCGAGACACCGGTACCGATCGTCTTCACTGGCTCCCAGCGGTCGGCGGACCGCCCTTCCTCGGACAACGTGATGAACGCCGTCTGTGCCGTCGAGGCAGCAAAGAGTGACTGTGCGGAGGTGCTTGTCTGTATGCACGCCTCCGAGAGCGACGACGTCTGTGCCCTCCACCGCGGTACGCGGGTCCGGAAGAACCACACCTCGCGACGCGACGCGTTCGAGACCGTCGGCGCGGAGCCGCTGGGAGACGTCGATTACGAGAGCGAGACGGTGCAGTTCCACCGGAAGTATCAGCACCGAGATGAACGCGATCTCTCACTCGCCGACGGCCTCTCGGAGGACGTCGAACTGCTCAAGTTCACGCCGGGAATGGACCCCGCTTTCCTCGACGTCGCCGAGGGGTCAGCGGGCCTGATCCTCGAGGGGACCGGACTCGGCCACGTCCACACCGATTTCATCCCACGGATCGAAGAACTCGTCGAGGGCGGAACGACCGTCGTGATGACGAGCCAGTGTCTCGAGGGCCGAATCTGTGACCGGGTCTACGACACCGGCCGCGACCTGCTCGAGGCAGGCGTGATCGAAGCCGGCGACACCGTGCCGGGAACGGCGAAGGTCAAACTGATGTGGGCTCTCGAGAACGCCGAGAGCGTCGCGGAGACGATGGAAACGTCGCTCGCTGGCGAACTGCAGGAACGATCGGTGCCCTGGGAATAA
- a CDS encoding NUDIX hydrolase, with amino-acid sequence MESRVSPDVPRETQTVSVPPARVETYREWATSGTGLTAAARVTDSDGRIALVKNGWSDGWIAPGGAVELDETPAEAARREVYEETGLEATIDDPILVVDQIYVAESEPDVRFRAEFVLFDASADGPIPDADQLGVDRDEIAAARWFEALPEDLHDDDLFRPYL; translated from the coding sequence ATGGAGTCCCGCGTTTCACCCGACGTGCCCCGGGAGACACAGACGGTCTCCGTTCCGCCCGCCAGAGTCGAGACGTACCGAGAGTGGGCAACCAGCGGAACCGGGCTGACGGCCGCTGCTCGCGTCACGGACTCCGACGGCCGAATCGCCCTCGTCAAGAACGGCTGGTCGGACGGCTGGATCGCGCCTGGTGGCGCGGTCGAACTGGACGAAACGCCCGCCGAGGCCGCACGACGCGAAGTGTACGAAGAGACGGGCCTCGAGGCAACGATCGACGATCCGATTCTGGTCGTCGATCAGATCTACGTCGCCGAGTCCGAACCCGACGTCCGGTTCCGCGCGGAGTTCGTCCTGTTCGACGCCAGCGCCGACGGACCGATCCCCGACGCCGACCAACTGGGCGTCGATCGCGACGAGATCGCCGCAGCGCGGTGGTTTGAGGCGCTCCCAGAAGATCTGCACGACGACGATTTGTTCCGGCCGTACCTCTGA
- a CDS encoding HAD family hydrolase: MATAVLFDLDDTLYSYPPCNRAGKEAAREATRERGYAFDAPEFEAFYQIGREEVKRHLSGTAASHERLLYFKHALEDHTGSPQPADALAIGDAYWEGFLEAMEPFPDTVETLETLRDRGIDVAIVTNLTTRIQLRKLERLGIADHVDLLLTSEEVGREKPDSVLFTLPLARLDRRASEIVMVGNSVSSDIVGANAVGIETVLFNGDVDDPASLEGRREPDHRIDALGAVIDLV; encoded by the coding sequence ATGGCAACTGCTGTGCTGTTCGACCTCGACGATACCCTCTACTCCTATCCGCCGTGTAACCGTGCGGGCAAGGAGGCCGCGAGGGAAGCGACTCGGGAGCGCGGCTACGCATTCGACGCCCCAGAGTTCGAGGCGTTCTATCAGATCGGCCGCGAGGAGGTCAAACGTCACCTCTCGGGGACCGCCGCCTCGCACGAGCGCCTGCTGTATTTCAAGCACGCCCTCGAGGATCACACTGGTAGCCCGCAACCGGCCGACGCGCTCGCGATCGGGGACGCGTACTGGGAGGGATTCCTCGAGGCGATGGAGCCGTTCCCCGACACCGTGGAGACGCTCGAGACGCTCCGCGACCGTGGTATCGACGTCGCGATCGTGACGAACCTCACGACCCGGATACAGCTCCGGAAACTCGAGCGACTCGGCATCGCCGATCACGTCGATCTGTTGTTGACCTCCGAGGAAGTCGGCCGAGAGAAGCCCGACTCGGTGCTGTTCACCCTCCCGCTGGCCCGACTCGATCGCCGCGCTTCGGAGATTGTGATGGTCGGCAACTCTGTCTCCTCGGATATCGTCGGCGCGAACGCGGTCGGGATCGAGACCGTGCTGTTCAACGGGGACGTCGACGATCCGGCGTCACTCGAGGGTCGACGGGAACCCGATCACAGGATAGATGCGCTCGGGGCGGTAATCGATCTGGTATGA